The following proteins are encoded in a genomic region of Pyrus communis chromosome 11, drPyrComm1.1, whole genome shotgun sequence:
- the LOC137709007 gene encoding uncharacterized protein, whose amino-acid sequence MDRNAFAVLCDLLQTRGGLVDDGHVTIEEQGCLGALDGTYIGVTVPDVDRPRYRTRKGHIATNVLGVCTHDLKFVYVLSGWEGSATDSRVLGDAVTRANGLMVPTVDPEENARLAFDELPIGEDLPEVLAYIETVESSQIWTQGRDDLAREIYDEWRGRRA is encoded by the exons ATGGATAGGAATGCATTTGCAGTTTTATGTGATTTACTACAAACTCGTGGTGGATTGGTAGATGATGGTCATGTTACAATAGAGGAGCAA GGTTGCTTAGGAGCGCTAGATGGAACATACATAGGGGTCACTGTGCCTGATGTCGATAGACCAAGATATAGAACAAGGAAAGGTCATATAGCAACTAATGTGTTAGGCGTATGCACACACGACCTCAAATTCGTATATGTGTTATCCGGTTGGGAGGGATCAGCTACTGATTCGAGAGTTCTTGGTGACGCTGTTACTAGAGCTAATGGCCTCATGGTCCCAACTG TTGATcctgaagaaaatgcaaggCTTGCATTTGATGAATTACCTATAGGGGAAGATTTACCAGAAGTATTAGCCTACATTGAAACCGTTGAGTCAAGCCAAATATGGACTCAAGGGAGGGATGATCTTGCAAGAGAAATATATGATGAGTGGAGAGGAAGGAGGGCTTGA
- the LOC137709008 gene encoding uncharacterized protein codes for MAYLIDYMATSRNWIDHEEDVLLTILEEMVVDGVRYETGNFKAGTFVTVASKMREQIPGINIEPKHIQNKLKRLKEKYSSTYDMMNTSGFGWDDEKKCVVVDSDEILQEWEKKCKHPNASCKPNKPIPLYPRLCTVFGRDRATGSIAESAADAIENMGLESEDCETSEIPPLSPTPSPSVATSSASQPVRKRKRSRNDGDANIVSVISEGWNKAVTEMKKLGESFTFREAKARLPSELQAMGLPYD; via the exons ATGGCTTATTTGATAGATTATATGGCCACCTCACGTAATTGGATTGATCATGAGGAGGATGTACTACTTACCATCCTCGAGGAGATGGTTGTTGATGGTGTTAGGTATGAGACCGGCAATTTTAAGGCTGGTACTTTTGTAACGGTTGCCTCCAAGATGAGGGAACAGATTCCTGGCATTAATATAGAgccgaagcatatacaaaacaaattgaagcGTCTGAAAGAAAAGTATTCGTCTACATATGACATGATGAATACATCTGGATTTGGTTGGGATGATGAGAAAAAATGTGTTGTTGTGGATAGTGACGAAATACTACAGGAGTGGGAGAAAAAATGT AAACATCCCAATGCATCTTGCAAACCAAATAAGCCAATCCCGTTGTATCCACGGCTATGTACGGTGTTTGGGAGAGACCGAGCCACGGGTAGCATTGCTGAATCAGCGGCAGATGCAATTGAAAATATGGGTTTGGAAAGTGAGGATTGTGAGACTTCTGAGATACCTCCGCTTTCACCTACCCCATCTCCTTCTGTTGCTACATCTAGTGCTTCTCAACCTgttaggaagaggaagaggagcagGAATGATGGTGATGCAAATATTGTATCTGTTATCAGTGAAGGTTGGAATAAAGCTGTTACTGAAATGAAGAAATTAggtgaaagttttacttttagaGAAGCAAAAGCTAGACTACCTTCTGAGCTTCAGGCCATGGGTCTCCCATACGATTAG